A genomic stretch from Bos mutus isolate GX-2022 chromosome 4, NWIPB_WYAK_1.1, whole genome shotgun sequence includes:
- the PRPS1L1 gene encoding ribose-phosphate pyrophosphokinase 3, producing MDAKSLLQLTKKPNIKIFSGSSHQDLSQKIADRLGLELGKVVTKKLSNQETCVEIGESVQGEDVYIVQSGCGEINDNLMELLIMINACKIASAGRVTAVIPCFPYARQDKRGESRAPISAKLVADMLSTAGADHIITMDLHASQIQGFFDIPVDNLCAEPAVLKWIKEQISDWRSCTIVSPDAGAVKRATSIADRLNVDFALIHKVRKKAGEVDGMVLVGDVKYRVAILVDDMADTCGTICHAADKLLSAGATRVYAILTHGIFTGPAVTRMNSAGFEAVVVTNTVPQEDKMKHCSKIQVIDISMILAEAIRRIHSGKSVSYLFSHVPL from the coding sequence ATGGACGCAAAGAGCCTACTGCAGTTGACCAAAAAGCCAAATATCAAAATCTTCAGCGGCAGCTCCCACCAGGACTTATCCCAGAAAATCGCCGACCGATTGGGCCTGGAGCTGGGCAAGGTGGTGACCAAGAAATTAAGCAACCAGGAGACCTGCGTGGAAATTGGCGAGAGTGTGCAAGGAGAGGATGTCTACATAGTGCAGAGTGGCTGTGGCGAAATCAATGACAATTTGATGGAGCTTTTGATCATGATTAATGCCTGCAAGATTGCTTCAGCAGGCCGGGTTACCGCAGTTATCCCGTGCTTCCCGTATGCCCGGCAGGATAAGAGAGGTGAGAGCCGAGCCCCGATCTCCGCCAAACTTGTTGCAGATATGCTGTCAACGGCAGGCGCAGATCATATCATCACGATGGACCTACATGCCTCTCAAATTCAGGGCTTTTTTGATATCCCAGTAGACAATTTGTGTGCAGAACCCGCTGTCCTGAAGTGGATAAAGGAGCAAATCTCTGACTGGAGGAGCTGCACGATAGTCTCCCCAGATGCTGGTGCAGTTAAGAGAGCGACctccattgcagacagattgAATGTGGACTTTGCCTTGATTCACAAAGTACGGAAGAAAGCCGGTGAAGTGGACGGAATGGTACTAGTGGGAGATGTGAAGTATCGTGTGGCTATCCTTGTGGATGACATGGCTGACACTTGTGGTACAATCTGCCACGCAGCCGACAAACTTCTCTCAGCTGGAGCCACCAGAGTTTATGCGATCTTGACTCATGGAATCTTTACTGGCCCAGCCGTTACTCGCATGAACAGTGCAGGCTTTGAAGCAGTCGTAGTCACCAATACCGTACCTCAGGAGGATAAGATGAAGCACTGCTCCAAAATACAGGTGATCGACATCTCCATGATTCTTGCAGAAGCCATCAGAAGAATTCACAGTGGGAAATCTGTCTCCTACCTGTTCAGCCATGTCCCATTATAA